The Diadema setosum chromosome 1, eeDiaSeto1, whole genome shotgun sequence genome has a window encoding:
- the LOC140229256 gene encoding protein cornichon homolog 1-like, translating into MAFTFVAFCYLLAMILAAVLIFFAIFHIIAFDELKTDYKNPIDQCNSLNPLVLPEYIIHIFFNVLFLIAGQFITVALNLPLIGYHVYRYATRPVMSGPGLYDATTIMNADILYLCMREGWIKLAFYLLSFFYYLYSMIYVLVSS; encoded by the exons ATGGCGTTCACTTTCGTCGCGTTTTGCTATTTGCTGGCCATGATATTGGCTGCAGTTTTGATATTCTTTGCCATCTTTCAC ATAATCGCATTTGATGAGCTGAAGACTGACTACAAGAATCCAATAGATCAGTGCAATAGCTTGAACCCG CTTGTACTGCCCGAGTACATCATCCACATCTTTTTCAATGTGCTGTTCCTGATTGCCGGGCAGTTCATCACCGTGGCACTCAACTTACCGTTAATTGGGTATCACGTCTACAG GTATGCCACCAGGCCAGTGATGAGTGGTCCAGGCCTGTATGATGCCACCACCATCATGAACGCAGACATCTTATACCTGTGTATGAGGGAGGGCTGGATCAAGCTGGCCTTCTACCTCCTCTCCTTCTTCTACTATCTCTACAG CATGATCTATGTCCTGGTTTCTTCATGA